DNA from Candidatus Zixiibacteriota bacterium:
CCGCGCTCAGGATAGTACCACCCTCGGCGGAGTCGACAGACTGGACACGAGCCGTCTGGTAGGCGTAGGGGACGCTGACCAGTCTGGTACGCGGTGAAACCGGCGAGTGGCCATTGATGGCGATTTCCAGGTAGCTCTGGGCTTCGGAAAAAACGGGCGCGTCGAGAGTGACGGTGGAGCCGAGAATTACCTGGATCATGCCGAAGGAGTCTGTCGTGACAGCTGTGTGTGATTCCGGACCCCATTTTGATGTGCCGCTGGTCGAGCCATCGAAGATTTCGAAAGTGAGATCAACTGTTTGATTGGCCAACGGCGCGCCGCTCGGATATGTCAGGATCGCCTGAAAGTTAATCTTCTGCGGAATTGAGGCTTGAGTGAACGGGGCGGCAAACGTAACGATGAGAATCGCCATCAGGCCGAATAGGGCCGAGGCGGCTGTGAATGAGTTCTTTGTGTTCGACATTTTTCTGTTCTCCTGTGAACGGTTATTCTCTTTATGACTGTTGGGGCGCTGACAGCGGCTGCGCTGAGCCGATGCAGCTGATTCGTTGTCGTTGTGTTCGATATACATCTGGTAGCTCCTACTGATTGTCAGGGTTGCGAGAATCGGCTGGTGCCTCTTGTCTTGTTGGTGAGTTTTTCATCTGTTTCTCCTTTCATCTTCTGCTAGTTCCTGTGTCGTTCAAAAGGGAACGCACTGGAAACGGGTGGAACTGATAACGTGATTTTGACTTTTTTTGAGAGGACTCAGTTGATCGGGTGGTCGCGTGAAACATTAAATAGGCGGCGTAAGTAATGCGCAAGCAATTAGATACAAAAACGGGATCGGTTGGCGCCGATCCCGTAACGAAGTATTAGAAGTAATGTAATATCAAGTCTTGTTGTCTTTGTTTGTCATAGAGAGACGCACGGGAATGGGCGAAAAGTGATAACACAATCGAACTCACACTGAGATTCGTGAGAGGACCGCGGCGCGGCAGCGGTCGATCTCCGTTGAACCTGTGCGAAACAGCCGGTGCCCCCTTGGCGTGTTATTGCCGGGTTGAATTCGATGTACTGTCAAACAGCCCCGTCGATCAGCCCCAGGACAATTGGACTGAGCCAACCTCGCTAATGTTCTATGCCCGGATCATCTTTTGCGCAGAAATTTCGAGTGCAGCAGCAATATAAACTGAGCCGCATCCTCCGGCGGCAAGTCCTCCAACACGGCCAGAGCAGTGGCGATAATGAACTTCTCATACCAGATTCTGCGCAGCATCGCCAGGATGCCCAGGAGCGCGGCGAATTCGGTCCCGAAAATCAGCCAGAGTATCAACGGCTCATAGGGGGTGGTCATGACCAGGTACAATCCGGCTCCGAAGAGCACAACCAGCAGTACCATCAAGAGGTAAAAGAGGATATTGATATGTTTCCTCTCTGCATTCAACACTCCTCGCAGAGCCTTGCTGTCTGCCTCGCCGGCCTGGCGTACCTCGACGCCAAACTCCATAGTGCGGTCCAAGCCAAGTTTGTCAAGGTACTCCCTGACGGGCGTCCTCAGTCTCTTCATCTTCTCCTCCACGCTTTCAACAATTCTCTTCGTACCTCTTCCATGACCAAAAGGTATGGCCGGCTCTTAGCCTTAAGTTGACCGAACACCGCGCGATAGACGTAAAGCCAAAAAACCGGATGGGCTTTCTTTTCGGAATCATGTACAATACAGGTGGGACGGCTGAGCCGAATCTCGGCAGCCAGCGGCAATGAATTGCAGGCACAGACATCCATCAGACTGGAATACTCGGGTGGGATCAGTTCAATCACCTGTTCGATATCATACATTCCGTCGTGAAACTCCAGTTGGTTTCCTTCGCAATGGGTGAAGAGCACGATTACGCCGGTTTGGAACTGTTCACACAACTCCCGGAATAATGGTAACGTCACCTCCGTGGCCACTTTTACCCCCAGTTGTCGCATGTCCTTGGCAACGGATTGGAAGATGCCGGCAAATCGGGAGTCGTATGTTTCCCACACCGGTCGGTATAAGACAGATCGGTACAGCTTGGCGTAGCTCTTGTCCGGCCGTTCGCGTGCTTGGTCGAAATTCGCCTGGGTGATCGGCACACCGCAGATAAGAACGCACTCGTGGGGTTTGACATTGGGCAGGGAAGACTGTACGGCCATCATGCGGCTCTTCCCACAACCGGTTGACAGATATCTATGAAATGTCTGCCTCTCAATTCTATTTCGATCAGGTTCCTGAGTTCCTCGTCGGTCATGTCGTGCTCGATCTGCATTTCGTGCAGGAACTGCCGAATCTGGTTAAACAGGCTGGTTGGTTGAGCCGTGGGCGATGAAAAACGTTCCTTGATACGATTGAAAGTATCCTGAACGATCTCCTCGAGCCTGCCAAAAACCTTGACGCGGTATTTTTCGATCCTGCCCCGACTGGATACCTTCATGCCAAACTGTGAGATGAACCCTGTACCATCGGAGGAGGGTTGAATGTTAGCCTCGGTAGCGTCGATCTGTACGCCCGGCTTGAACAGCGGTTCGATTTGGGAGAGATTCAAGTCGGCAGGGAGTGCCCAGTCTTTCACATTTAGGTCGCTGTGGCGAAGCTCCGTGCGAACGGCAGACAGCGCCGCCTCATACTGTTGCGGTGTGGGGAAATTCATCGGCAGAAAATAGATCGGTTTGGATCGTTCAGCCCGTGTCATATCCCTAACCTGCTCGGCGAATTCCCGGATTTCGATGGGTGACGATGACGACTTGGTAATTACCTTGGTCCGAACCGGATCGTACTCAAGAACGACCAGACGACAATTTTGGTTGTCAGTTTTGAACTTGTCCACTGCCCGCAAGAAATCCCACCGCTGCTGCCACGGTACCGTGTACGACCAGGAAGGTGTCGACGGCGATGGCCTTGCGCGCTCGATTGCTTGTGGATACCGATCAATGTCGGCAGACATTGCTGGATCAAAACTCTCCGGAGTCACATCGATATCCACACCAACACCACCGCAGCTGGGCAGCCACAAGTAGGTAGTCGCCACGCCGCGGTCTGTTGTCTGGCTGTGAGTGAAAGTCCGAACGGCACTCCGGCCGGGAAGGCTGCGGTCGACAGGTAGTTTTGGAATACGGAATCCCTCAAGCAGGTAGCCCAGGTCAACCGGCAGGTCATCTTGTTCGGATCGGAATCTCATCGCCTTGGCAATGGCTACAAACCTGAACAAGCCTTCCAACTCTTGGTAAATGGGCCGCCGGGCAGCTACTTCATCATACAGTATGGAAAACTGGTCGGCGAAGCTCTCGGCCAGAGGATCCATGGCCCCGCCACCTGAATGCATCGCTTCGGTCAAAAGTTTGACGGGCGACTGGCTGATAAGAACCACATTCCCCTGCGCCTCAAAGCGGATCGATCCTGGATAAAACCAGAATCGGTTATAGCTGGCCAGTCCGGGCATGGCGCCACCGGTGATCACGGCCCGGCGCAACTGCGCCAGCGCCGCATCAACGGTGGAGGTGAACCCCGGTAAATCCAGGCTGTCGCTTCCATCTACAAGAGTCTTCATGTCGTAGTCCGCAGTCACCATCACCGAGGCAAAGCGGCAGTCAAATGGTATACCCAGGACTCGCACCGCTTGTGGATTCCCGCACTCGCGACGCCAGTCCTCTAGCACGCCGTCCATTGCATCGATACCCGGCTTGGAGTTCATCCGCTGACTGATCTGGTTCAGCCGATTCATGACTGCGACATCGGGGTCGATTGAACAACCGGGATACGAGTATATGTAGGTGTTACCTTCCAGTGGGGCGTATTTCAGCCAGGCGTTGCGCAAGGCGACAACGAAGTCCTCAAGATGAAGCGGCGGCAGATCGGGCAGACATCGCCCGATTAGAATCAGGTCGCGGTTTTCTCTGTCGAGTACATAGCCGGTAAGCTCGGTCATTCCCCCCATTAGCAACAGATCGTCTGAGCAGTGGTTTGATGGCGCGCATTTTTCCAGGCTGTCTTGCAATGCCTTCAGTGAAACCGCAATCGAGGCGCCGGGTGGACAGGCGGCCTTTGTCGCGCCGGAAAGCGTGACGATCGCAACCATCAAAGCACAGACTAAAATTGTGCCAACTCGGAGAGAGTAATGAATAGTATTAATCTGACATGACAACATAGTCCAACCTCCTCTTTAGTCCGGCCTGCTCGTCGCAAGACCACATGCCTACCGTACCCCGTACTTGAATCTGCGAACCCGAAGAACTCAGCCCGGCTGAGCTTCAATGCCAACCCAGAATACAGACCACCGACCACAATGTCCAGAATTACTTTTGACATCACGTCCACACGGCCGGTCCGCTGGTTTTTCGTGGTAGCACTTTGCCGTCCAGGCATCTTTTGTCGCATGCTGTTACCGACAGATCGAATCTGATAATCTTGCCGGACGAATAAGCTCAACGGTGGCATGTTGGGGCATGTTGGCCGATTTGCAGCGTTGCTTTTTGATCTGGCGCGGTGTAAATTGTAAAAACCAACACTGATGGACCGACAAAGTGGCCGTTTATGGCGGACAGGCAGAAACATAATGACCCTCGACTCCGGCAACATAACCCAAATGCTCAGCGAATTGACTGGCGGCAACCGGGCTGTCGTCGATGCCATAATGCCGGTGGTGTACAATCAGATGCACCAGATGGCCGAGCGCCAGTTGCGTCGCGAACGGGCCGATCACACCCTTAACGCCACGGCCCTGATTCACGAGGCTTATGTCAAGCTGGTCGGGCAGGAAAAAGTGAACTGGCAGAACCGAGCGCACTTTATGTCGGTGGCCGCGATGGCCATGCGCCGTATCCTGATCAACTACGCCAAGAGCCGGATGGCTGAAAAACGGGGGGGAGGCAACGCCCTGGCGACATTCAATGAGGAATTTCACACCCGACAAGCCAAAGCTGAAGAACTGATCGATCTGGACGAAGCGTTGTCAAACCTGGCCGTGTTCAGCCAGCGGCAGGCCAGAGTGGTGGAGCTTTCGTTTTTTGGCGGCTTGACACACGAAGAAATCGCCGAGGTGCTGAAAGTCTCGGTCCCCACCGTACACCGAGACTGGCGTCTGGCCAAAGCCTGGCTGTCGGCCCAGTTGAACGAGGACGAGGAGCCGAGGTGATGGCTTGCCATCAAAGTCTGTCCAGTTGCACCGGCAGCCGTCATTGCGAAGCCACGGTTTCAGCATGGCTGGGGCAATCTCACACAGCAAGTCGCGCCACGAATCGAGATTGCCACGGTATCCCGCGAGACGCTGGATACCTCGCAATGACGGTTCTGTGGGTTGATTCACAAGACTGTCGGGCGGGGTCGCCCGACACCACCTGGACGGTATCACCCTTCGACTCCGCTCAGGGTGAGGTGGGGGGTGCTCAAGGTGAGGTGGGGGGTGCTCAGGGTGAGGTGGGGACGCTCAGAGTGAGGTTTCGAACTAGAGAGCGACTTATCGCCTCGAAGCGCAAAAACAGGAGTGCCTGTCACCCCCGAAGCAACTTTGAGGGTGCCACCTTACACTTAACAACAGCATGAGTCAGCAGCGATTCAACAAGATACAAGAATTATTTGAAGCTGCCCTTGAACTGGGCCGAGCTGATCGTGAAGCCTGGCTACAAAAAGAGTGCGGTACCGACAGTGAGCTCTTTAATGAAGTCAACCGAATGCTCAGGGCCGATCAGCAGTCGCATTCGCTGTTGGATGGTTTGGCTCTGGATGTCGTGTCGTCGGAAAGCGCGTGGCCGGGCCAGGAGGGAGTCGTTGGGCATTACAGCATCACGGAAGAACTTGGCTCAGGCGGCATGGGGCAGGTCTACCTGGCCGAAGACACCAGACTGAAACGCCTCGTGGCCCTCAAGTTCCTGCCCGCTCATGTAGCCTCTGACCAGATGATTCGTGCCCGCTTTCTGCGTGAAGCTCAGGCGGCGGCGATGCTGATCCATCCAAACATCGTGACCATCCATGAGATTTCAGAGATTGATGGCCGTCCGTATATAGTCATGGAACATCTCGCCGGTAGATCGCTTGACGAGATGCTGGAACATGACTTGTTGGATGGTGACGTTGTGTCGAATACTGTCATTCAGATTTGCCGCGGTCTTCAGAAAGCACATGATCAGGGCGTGGTACATCGGGACATCAAGCCGGGCAATGTAATTGTCGGCGAAGACGGCTTGGCCAAACTTTTGGACTTCGGTATTGCCCGCATAATCGGCGAATCACAATTGACTCGCACCGGTACCGCCCCCGGCACGGCCAACTATATGTCGCCGGAGCAGGCCCGTGGCGAGGAGTGCGACCATCGCAGCGACATCTTCTCAATCGGCGCTCTGATGTACCAGATGCTTAGCGGTCGCGCGCCGTTTGCCCGAGCCAACGTGGCGGCGACCATTAATGCAATAGTCTACGACGAACCGGAGGTGGTTACCAAGCTGAACTCGGATGTTCCCGGATACCTGTGGGACATCACCCGCCGCGCGCTGCAAAAGCGGGCTGATGATCGCTATCAGAGTGTATCTGATCTGGCGGCCGACCTCGAAGCACAACGTCCGGCGATGCCGACACCCGCAGCCACTCTGCCGGTGCAGGCATCGGTGGCCGTTTTCCCCTTTCGGTTTGCAGGTGACGACGCCGAGATTGATTATCTGGCCGATGGCATCTGTGAGGACATTATCGCCCGGCTGTCAAAACTGGAACGACTTAAAGTTGCCTCGCGCACGGCTGTCTTTCGCTTCAAGGGGAAGGAGTACGATCCGTTTGAGATTGCGCGCGAGTTGGGTGTCAACCACGTTCTTGGTGGTAGCATCAGACGGCACGAAGAGACAATCCGAATCAATATCGAGATGACTTCGGTCGACGACCAGGCAGTCCTGTGGTCGGAGAGCTATGATCGGACTATCGCAGACGTTCTCCAGTTGCAGGCCGACGTCGCCGAACAAGTGGCGGCCGCTCTCAATGTCACCCTTAGCGGAAATGAAACCCAACTCATTGAACGTAAGCCGACGGTTGATCCCAAAGCCTACGATTGCTTCCTGCGCGGTCGCTACTATATGAAGAAGAGAGATCAGACGTCGGTTGAGAAGGCTATCCGGTTGCTCAACGAAGCGGCCCGGCTCGATTCCAGTTTTGCCGAAGCCCATGCCCAGTTGGCCGCGGCTCACAGCCTGCACCAAACTTACGGTTACGGGCGGCCCGAAGGCGTTACCGGCGAAGCGGTCCAACTGGCTACGCGCGCAGTCGAGCTGGAACCGGGGTCGTCCGATGCCCACATGGCCCTCTTCCTGGTGATTCGCAGCGAGGACCTCGGGCGCGGTATTACGGAGCTTCGCACGGCGGTCGCCCTGAATCCCGGCAATAACGAAGCCCATCATTATCTGGCCCACGCCTACGTCCTTTCGGGGCGGTATCGACTGGCGGCCGAACACGAAGAGACGGCTCTGCAATTGGATCCCTTTCAGGAGATATCGCGAGCCCATCTCTGCCGAATCTACTTCTACCAGGATGAGCAGGAACGCTCAGACGAAGTGATGCGAAAACTCCTGGCCAATGATCGTCGTGGTTTTCTTGGCTCGATGACCGAAGGATCGCTCGCCTGGTATCGTCGCCGCTGGGCGCAGGCGGCCGCTTCCCTGGAAAAAGCGCGTGCAGTTGAGGCCAACAACGTGCACCTTCTGTACTATCTGGCCGACTGCTACCTCAGACTGGGTGAAGCCGATAAGGCAGAGTCGATTCTGAGCGAAGGATTAAAGAGACTTCCTGATCGGTACCCGCTTCATCAGAAACTCGGTCAAGTGCTTCGGTCGTCGTCGGGTTCTTTCGGAGCCGATAAACAATTCCAACTTGCCCGCCAGGGTCTGGATGAAAACTGTTCTGTTGCGGCTCGTGAAAGATCAGCCGTCTACCATTACGATACGGCCATGCTGCTGGCCACGAACAACATGCCTGACCAGGCTATTGAGCACCTAAGGCGCGGCGTGGACTGTGGGTTGGGACACTATGCCGATTTCGAGTCACGCCCCGATTGGGACAACCTGCGTGATCAACCCGATTTTCAACATGTAGTAGACGACTTGCGCCGGGCTGCTCAAGATCACACCGGCGGCTGATTGTTCCAAAACAGAGAGTTCTACGGTCCTTATTGTGTTGACCTTTTCAACCGATGAGGTTATAATGACAACAGTCTACAAAGCCACAACTCGTCGGCCATACTGCCGGATCGACAACCAGTGTTTTCACCACGGCGAGTCGTGAGCACAGTGTTATGGAATTCGAACGAAAAGAAACGTCGATACACAAAAGGGTACACAGCCATGCGTAAGAGAATGCTATTGCTTGCTTTCATGGGTCTGCTGTCGATTGCGGCCATTAGCTCCGAACTTTTCAGTCTGGACTTCACAGACCTGATGAACTATCAGGGACAACTGCTGGATTCCAGCGGTGATCCGGTGGCAGCCGGAACCTATGGTATTACGTTCTTGATTTATGACCAACCGGCCGGAGGAATTCCGATCTGGGAAGAGACCCGTCCGGTAGATGTTGACAGTCAGGGATTGTTCTCACTCTATCTGGGTCTCAACAACAATCTCAGTCCGGACGTGTTTCACGGAGACTTGTTGATTTCCCCTTTGACGCCGCGGTGGTTGGAACTTGTGGTAGGAGGAACAGACACCATCGCTCCCCGGACTCATCTTGGTGCGGTTCCATTTGCAGAAGTAGCTGCGCGGGTGGCCGGTGACATTTTCACATTTTCAGATTCGTCCAGCGGTGTATCGGCTTGCTTTGTCTCCACCGACACCTCGGGTGACACGTTGGCGCGATGGGAGACAGTCCTGGAAAGGACCGGCGCCGCCAAAGCTTTTGGTTCGCCCACCGGGACCGAACGAATGTTGGTCATCGATCAACTGACCGGTGACACTCTGTCGGCTGTTACTACTGTAGCCGACTATTTGAAATCAGCTACTTTCTGGACCTATGACGGACTAGATCGCTTGCTGGCCCGAGCCGATGCCGGTGCGGCCGGATTCTATACGATCGATCCAACGGGAACAACGACGGGGTCTATTGAAGATGTGGCTGCTTCATCGGATCAACAGGCTTACTTCAAAGGCCGCGTAGGCATAGGAACGACATCCGCCCAGTCGGCCCTGCATGTTGTCGAGGACGATTCTACGGCGGCTATCACCGGTCGTAATGCCGGTAACGGTGCCGGCGTGAAGGCAGTGAATACAGGTACGGGTCCCGCTATTCTAGGTACTGCCGCTACCGGCGATCTGCTGCAACTGTCCAGCACCAACCCCCTGAACCTGCGACTCCGTGTTGACAATGACGGCAACCTCTGTCTCGACGGAACGGTCACGCAGCAGGGTGGTTGCGATGTGGCCGAGAACATGACAGTGATCGGCAACATGGCCGACTACGAGCCGGGTGATGTGCTGGTTCTGTCTGAGAAGACGCTCGGACATCTGGAGCTTACGGAGCAACCGTACTGTCAGCGGGTAGTGGGTGTGTATTCTACCGTGCCGGGCTTCCACCTGGGATCGAACGCCTTTGGTCATGCGGCCAACCAGGTGCCGATAGCGCTTAGTGGAATTGTGCCGGTAAAAGTTTGTTCGGAGAATGGCGCTATCAAAGTCGGTGATCTGCTGGTGACTTCTTCTGAGTCTGGTCGTGCCATGAAAGCGACCGATCAAGTGCGCGCTTTCGGTTCTGTCATTGGTAAAGCGATGGAGCCAATGAATGAAGAAACCGGCGCGGTAAAAGTTCTGGTGACCTTGCAGTAGCCTGTGCCGTCATGCGAATTCACGAGACGGATCTTCGTAGGTCGGGTGGCCCACAGCTTGCTGTGGGAAGTCTACAAAAACGGATGGACCCACCCGCCGCAAAGCCTCTGGGTGGGGTACCGAAGAGTGACTCGATTCTGTCACCCCGGCGAAGGCCGGGGTCCATCTTCTTTTCGGGCCGTCATGCGATCCTCGCGTGGCGGTTCTTGTAGCGTGACGGCTCTTGTAGGTCGAAACCCCTGACCCGAAGGGTTTGCGAAGCAAGGTTTCGACAACCGTAGGTCAGGAGCCCTTGTGCTCCTGACAACGCGCGAAGCTCGAGGAAGTGATTTATCACCGCGAAGCGCGAAAAACAGGATTGCGCCTGTAACCCCCAAACCGGGTTTGAGGGTGCCACCCAGCCAAAGAACCCACCCGCCGCGGAGCCTCTGGGTGGGGTACCGAAGAGCGATGGTGCAGTGAGCATTGGGCGCACTACCGGCTCCACTCGTGTTTTAGTTGTGGTGGTCGAGTCTTCAGACTCGCCCACGGATACTCGCGCGATCTGAAGATCACGCGAGCACAAAACCTGATCCAGAGCGCCTCGCACCTCATCCTGAGCGGAGTCGAAGGATGAACATAGCGCGTGGCGGCGGGTGGCCGTCTCAAACTTTGTTTGGGACGGTGAAAACCAAGGCCACCCCCAAACCGGGTTTGGGGGTGCCACCCAATCCTCGCAAAGAATGGAATAGCGCTCACACCGCGAGAAGCAAGTTTATTGTGTCGGGCGGGGTCGCCCGACACCACCTGCACACAAAAAAGCAGGCCGCCTCTCGGGTGAGAGGCGGCCCAACTTGCCGCGGGATCGCGAAATCGCCACGGGTGCTACTTGAGCAGGATCATCTTGCGTGTCTCAATGGCTGTTTCCGTCTGTAGCCGGTAGAAATAGACGCCGCTGGAGACTCTGCTGCCGTCAAACTGGAAGCCGTGCTCGCCTGCTTCCAGATGTTGATCGACCAACGTGGTGACGACCTGCCCCGCGATGTTGTAAACAGTCAGATTCACACGGGAGGGGGCGCCGAGGGTGAAACTGATCTGGGTCAACGGATTGAACGGGTTGGGGAAGTTCTGCACACCGGTCGGCGCCTTGGTAGGGGCAGTGATGGTCAACTCGACCACAACCACCGCCGGATCCACCACGCCTGCGACATCGAAGATAACCGTATCCCCGTACGCTCCGGCCGTCAATCCGGATGGATCGATCATGATAGAGACAGGGCTGGGGGTCTGTCCGGCCGAATCAGGCAATGTTACGAAATGGAGGCCCGAAGCGTTCATACTCCAACCCGAATACCAGGCCGGTGCATTGCTCGAATTCAGATTAACCGTGGCTTCAATTGGCGTCGTTGAACCTTCATCGGCAGCCACGTACACATGATTCGGTATTGTCCAAGCCATTTCACTCGGCGGCGGTCCGCTGCTGGTATCGACAGTCATCCTGATCAGCAGCCTGACAGTGTTGTCCGCGTCCGGAGATGAGAAGAAGGCCGTTCCCGCGTATGTTCCGGCGGTGAATCCGGCCGGGTATACGGTTACGCTGACTTCCTCGTCGGTGGTGCCTGACGTATTGTTCAGATTCATCCATATTGTCGAGACAGTATCCAGCCAGCCGATGTAGTTCATCGGCGAAGCAGTGGAACTCAGGAAGCTGGTAACGGTCACCGGGTCCGTGCCGGGGGCAATGGTGAAGTCGATTGTATCCGGAGTCAGGATTAGTGACTCGCCGGTCGGTGCTTCCACGACCCGGTGGAAGGCGAACACGCGAAGCGGACTGTTGTAGGCGCCTTCGACCTCGATACTCAGTGTGTCGTAATAGACACCCGGCGCCGTCTGGGCCGTGCTGGTGACGGTGAAGTGTACCGTGTCAGGGGTGAAACCGGTCGGGTTTGTGATGCTGATGAAATCGGCCGGGTCCACATGACTGACTGTGAAAGCGGACGGGACTATACGGGAAGTAATCTCGAAAGCGCCATAGTGTACTGTGTCGGACCCTATGTACGACTCAAATCCGTGCCAGATCGGCGATACCCAGGCCGAATCGGGGTCCTCGCTTCCGGGCGGTACCACCAGAAGCGTCACGGGAACATTGATGGGACTGTTGGCACAGCCTTCCACCCAAACCTGCATGACATCCTGGTAGTTGCCCATGATGAGCGTACCGGGGTTTACTTCGAAACTGAAGTAGCCGTTGGTTTGGCCTGAGTTCTCGACCAGAGTGATAAAGTCCGGCGGTTCGGCAAAGGTCACGGTGAAATTGGCCGGAGCGTTG
Protein-coding regions in this window:
- a CDS encoding protein kinase — translated: MSQQRFNKIQELFEAALELGRADREAWLQKECGTDSELFNEVNRMLRADQQSHSLLDGLALDVVSSESAWPGQEGVVGHYSITEELGSGGMGQVYLAEDTRLKRLVALKFLPAHVASDQMIRARFLREAQAAAMLIHPNIVTIHEISEIDGRPYIVMEHLAGRSLDEMLEHDLLDGDVVSNTVIQICRGLQKAHDQGVVHRDIKPGNVIVGEDGLAKLLDFGIARIIGESQLTRTGTAPGTANYMSPEQARGEECDHRSDIFSIGALMYQMLSGRAPFARANVAATINAIVYDEPEVVTKLNSDVPGYLWDITRRALQKRADDRYQSVSDLAADLEAQRPAMPTPAATLPVQASVAVFPFRFAGDDAEIDYLADGICEDIIARLSKLERLKVASRTAVFRFKGKEYDPFEIARELGVNHVLGGSIRRHEETIRINIEMTSVDDQAVLWSESYDRTIADVLQLQADVAEQVAAALNVTLSGNETQLIERKPTVDPKAYDCFLRGRYYMKKRDQTSVEKAIRLLNEAARLDSSFAEAHAQLAAAHSLHQTYGYGRPEGVTGEAVQLATRAVELEPGSSDAHMALFLVIRSEDLGRGITELRTAVALNPGNNEAHHYLAHAYVLSGRYRLAAEHEETALQLDPFQEISRAHLCRIYFYQDEQERSDEVMRKLLANDRRGFLGSMTEGSLAWYRRRWAQAAASLEKARAVEANNVHLLYYLADCYLRLGEADKAESILSEGLKRLPDRYPLHQKLGQVLRSSSGSFGADKQFQLARQGLDENCSVAARERSAVYHYDTAMLLATNNMPDQAIEHLRRGVDCGLGHYADFESRPDWDNLRDQPDFQHVVDDLRRAAQDHTGG
- a CDS encoding DUF1598 domain-containing protein; this translates as MLSCQINTIHYSLRVGTILVCALMVAIVTLSGATKAACPPGASIAVSLKALQDSLEKCAPSNHCSDDLLLMGGMTELTGYVLDRENRDLILIGRCLPDLPPLHLEDFVVALRNAWLKYAPLEGNTYIYSYPGCSIDPDVAVMNRLNQISQRMNSKPGIDAMDGVLEDWRRECGNPQAVRVLGIPFDCRFASVMVTADYDMKTLVDGSDSLDLPGFTSTVDAALAQLRRAVITGGAMPGLASYNRFWFYPGSIRFEAQGNVVLISQSPVKLLTEAMHSGGGAMDPLAESFADQFSILYDEVAARRPIYQELEGLFRFVAIAKAMRFRSEQDDLPVDLGYLLEGFRIPKLPVDRSLPGRSAVRTFTHSQTTDRGVATTYLWLPSCGGVGVDIDVTPESFDPAMSADIDRYPQAIERARPSPSTPSWSYTVPWQQRWDFLRAVDKFKTDNQNCRLVVLEYDPVRTKVITKSSSSPIEIREFAEQVRDMTRAERSKPIYFLPMNFPTPQQYEAALSAVRTELRHSDLNVKDWALPADLNLSQIEPLFKPGVQIDATEANIQPSSDGTGFISQFGMKVSSRGRIEKYRVKVFGRLEEIVQDTFNRIKERFSSPTAQPTSLFNQIRQFLHEMQIEHDMTDEELRNLIEIELRGRHFIDICQPVVGRAA
- a CDS encoding sigma-70 family RNA polymerase sigma factor — encoded protein: MTLDSGNITQMLSELTGGNRAVVDAIMPVVYNQMHQMAERQLRRERADHTLNATALIHEAYVKLVGQEKVNWQNRAHFMSVAAMAMRRILINYAKSRMAEKRGGGNALATFNEEFHTRQAKAEELIDLDEALSNLAVFSQRQARVVELSFFGGLTHEEIAEVLKVSVPTVHRDWRLAKAWLSAQLNEDEEPR